TATGAACCGTTCCACATTGCCCTCCGACATTTTCCCTGCCCTGCCTTTAATAATTGTATAGAAAAGCAGATTGGTATCCGGGTTGTCTCTTGAGCGATAAGTTAGATCCTACTTTATGTTATGAATCCCGAGGTCATCAGGAAGCTATGGCCCGGCTTAAGCTCATGATAAAGCACCGCCATCTAGGCGTACTAACCGGTGAAGCAGGCAGCGGCAAATCAATGCTTATCAGGCACTTGTTCAGCACCTTGGAAAGCGCTGTCTATTTACCGATTTATCTCAGCATGAGGCGTCTTACTCCCCGGGATTTTTACGGGGCATTACTTAGTCGGGTCGGTGTAGAACCGGTGTATTTACTCGCAAAAGCCCGCCAGCCTTGGGACGAGGCTCTTCATGCCCGCACCACTCAGGGTGGAAAAGTGATAATTCCAGAGCATATTGAAAGCCAGGCTATTTTGAACCCTGAATGGCAAAACACAAGAGAATATATACCCCGCTCAAAGAGACCTGTATGGGTTGCAGTTGGTCTAGTGGGGCAACTTCTAATTAGAGATGATGGAACGTGCCGGGTGAATGGCTATTGTAAACCCAATAATGAAGGCATTGCAACAGCTTCCAGTATTGGATACATTATAAAGGCACAAAAACCTCGGTTGACTTTTGTGCCTTTATCTTTTAGAATAAATCGTCATCTTCACCGTTTCCCTCAGGTAAATGCCCATATTCTTGTAAGAACATCTGTAGGAGCTGGCTCTGCCGCGATGTAAACATTGGATCTTCTTCATATCCAAAGTAACATGTGTTACCCGGAGACTCAAGCTGTTCTTCCAGCGTTTCTCTCAACGTTGCGGTGCCTACAATCGCGATAACTATTTTATCGGCATTTAGCAACTGATAAACTCCTTCGCAGTTAGGCACTTTAGCAACATTTTCTTCATTAAATTCCAGCCAGCTATCCGGCGGCGCAGGCACTTCATTGAACAACAACCGCAGATCGCAGCGCAGGCACCTGTTCGCCTCACCGACAGCCATATCTTCAGTCATATTTAATTCTACTTCAGAAAACTTAGCTAGTACCACTTCCTCAGCCAGGCAAGGCGCAGTCCTATTAGCTGAATTCCAAGGCCGCTTGGCCTGGCCGGGACGCTTCAAACTAGCAAATCCCGGCATATTACCGATAAATAAAT
Above is a genomic segment from Pelotomaculum isophthalicicum JI containing:
- a CDS encoding AAA family ATPase — translated: MSDKLDPTLCYESRGHQEAMARLKLMIKHRHLGVLTGEAGSGKSMLIRHLFSTLESAVYLPIYLSMRRLTPRDFYGALLSRVGVEPVYLLAKARQPWDEALHARTTQGGKVIIPEHIESQAILNPEWQNTREYIPRSKRPVWVAVGLVGQLLIRDDGTCRVNGYCKPNNEGIATASSIGYIIKAQKPRLTFVPLSFRINRHLHRFPQVNAHILVRTSVGAGSAAM